A window of Quercus robur chromosome 12, dhQueRobu3.1, whole genome shotgun sequence genomic DNA:
ATGGCTTGTAGGTAGCCCCTTTAATCTAGAAATAAAGTTacatttttgttctctttgttAGGTAGCTATAATGAGTTCTCATAATGAATTTTGTCACCTTATGTTCTTGGCATTTATagaccccaaatttttttttttgaaaaatgtgtaaCACGTCATTCACCAATAATCACCACTTTCGCCATTATATCCCTCACCTACTCCTCCAGTGGGTTGCTGTTGAAAAAGTAACAAAGAGGTTGGTGAAGCCTTAGTTTTCATTTAGTACAATTAATTAAGGCAGATATGTATCACCTGAATCAACTTGTAGGCAGTACTCTTATAAATGAAGGTTTCTGCTAACGAGTGCACTACAAGTACTCTTATAAATGAAGgttcatgctaacgagtgccttGTGCACTtattaataatcaattttaagaaagttttgatacaatttttatgaaaaatgaaaaaaattgtcaaagtattaattacttttttttttcatttttcataataactttttttaaatgtaggaactcgttagcatttcccataaaagaaaatatatactTAACTGGTTTTATAGGTTTTGGAGCCCcctcccaaaaagaaaaaaaatctaaaacaaaactgACATTTGTATGCACTTGCAAAGTGGCAAGGGAGAAAAATTGTCATCTTATCTTTAACCGATCacttaattgaaaatattttttaaaaaaatattaaaacattaCTATAATACTAGGTCATAAGATAAAACATTACTTTGTTTAAAATGTATATGATACTGATCAAGTGATCATTAACACCAACTTTGTTGGAAGTTGTAATTACCATGGTGATTAGTTCTTGAACAATCATGTCTTTACTATAAAACTCTATATTTTACCATGAACTTATTGAATGATATTTATAGTAGGTTAAATCTTAGATTGTATATAGACTAACCAAAGAGATATAATGGTTGCACTATAAATAGGATATAATTTGCTTACAACTCAAGTGCATTTAGATACAATGAGTTTAGACTAGAGTTAAATAATAATCTTGGAGCTTGACTAGATTTGACCATtgatatttctaataaaaaaaactccTGCACAAAAGATTTTAATACAAGCATTTCCACCAAATTGACGATGATGAAAACTAGATAAGAcagaaaaatagaaagctttAAATACAAGTGAGAAAAAGTATCCACAGGAAGCATTACAGGAAATACAGCTAAGTAGAAGTTTTTAGTAGAGAGTACAACACTGTGGACAATTAGTAACCTTCTTCCTCAGTGGGAATCGGGACATGAGATCTGATGATGAagaaattttcataaataaaaccTGCAAGCCCACCACCAATTAGTGGCCCAACCCAGTAAACCCAGTGATCAGTCCAGTCCCAGCTCACCAAAGCAGGACCAAAGGATCGAGCTGGGTTCATTGAAGCCCCAGAGAAAGCTCCACCAGCTAAGATGTTGGCCCCCACTACAAATCCAGTAAGAATAGGGCCTAAACCATTGGCCCCCTTCTTAGGTTCCACAATTGTAGCATAGACAGTGAACAACAAGGAGAATGTTAGAACAACCTCCCATATAACCCCTTGCAAGTAGCCCACTCCACTTGCTAGTGTATGAACTGGAGTACTCTGCAGCCaccaaaagattaaaaaaaaaaacatatagtaAGGAACAACCAGTTTTTATGTGATCAGATCATTTGCCACAATTTTTGATATGACATGTTGAAGTAATTGACTGTGAGCGCAGTGAATATATGGTGGCCAATCACTTTTACAATGACTCACTTATAGTTGACCATGtcaaaattgtaacaaaaaattgGATCATAAAATTGTGCCCTAGACTTTCTCCTAGCTTATTAACAACGATATgaccaaattatatatataacagtTTGAAAAGTATCATTTGGCTCACCAATCCCCCAGTAAGGTactgaagaagaaaacaagcaGCTGCAGATGCTAATAACTGATCAATCCAATAGAGAATGGACCGGAAGACAGTGATGTGACCACCGGCTAGGAGGCCAAGGGTGACGGCTGGGTTAAGATGACCACCAGATACGTGACCAGCAGAGATCATCACTGCCACAACCAGTGCATGTGCTATAGCCACGGCAAACAAGCCCACCAGTGAACCTCCCGCTAGCTTATCTGTTCATCAAAGAAACATTTTATGCTTTGGGTGTAATTGCAATCAAAACAGTTTCAAGAAGATTAGTTTTATTAAGAGAAATTGTGTTCAAGGAACATATATGGGCAGTTTACTATAATTATGATGAGAAAGCAAAGCATGTATCATATTAATCACACAACTATATACATCAAAATGTAAAATGCAAAAGTTTATACTAGTATGCAAGATAAAGAGTGCATTTAaagaatatacatatatacCGGCAGTCATGGCCGATGCAACTCCTGCAAAGACGAAAAGGAAGGTTGTAATGAACTCAACAACAAGGGCCTGGATGCAGTCGGGCTGTGTGGCCTCTCGCCTGGTTCCCAAGGCAATTTTCGCCATGATTTCCTGGAGATCAAACACCCTTTCAGTGAGGAAGTTTGGTATAAGGGACCCCCTAAGCTCAAGACTGAAAAGCTATTAACTTTGGTTTGGCTTTGCTAGTGCATTGACAAAGCTTTATATTCATAAGTCAGCACTATGTGGTTTGCACAATTATTGTTACATGCTTTTGCTTTTTGTATTTGATGAAAAGGGCACAATCGATAGCATGATGCAATTAAGGATTCGTTTAGTAATATTGTTCTAttaatgttatttatattttttagaaatatgtatggatgaaaaagtatgtgaaaatatatgtaatgttatttaaaaactgaaaattactTGTTTAAATGCATGTACCAAACAAGCACGAAATCATTTTGGCTCATTTTCATTGATGCGCATTTGACTCGCAATATTTTGTAAGCTTGCCAGTTATTAGGCAAGGCCACAAGGGTAAGATCTATATCGGTCCCATTCACttataatgaagaaaataaatataatgaatagcctaaattttataaatttcagTTAACTCAAATATTTGGTctcttaaaattgaaaaataaaaataattttgtccttttgactatagggtctgtttgatgatttgaatttgattttacaCTCTTAAATATAGGGTGGGTTTAGAaatctctttctcaaaaaataaaaaataatttatgaatgatattttatttggaTGTAAGAAAATGAAGAGACGTGTATATTTGAAAAGTAggtggttaattttttttaataataaatgactttttactttaaaaattgactaaaatttACAAAGTCGAATGTAAATGCCAAGAGAgtatattctttctttcttttttctttttcttttttttaatcttaataaaatacaGTATACATAATATAATTGGTCTCCCATCGGCTATTTGTATGCCAAATGTGCTGGACATGAAGTATAAAGAAACATTAGTGCTTTTGGCTTTATTTTACTATTACTAGAATTAAACTTTTCAACTTTTTAGGGTCTAATATATTGCGAACCCCTACTAAACAATCAATATTGAACACCATGGTGCATTATTATTCATccaccaaacacaaaaagaaggtCAGGAATCTTTTGAGTGATTAAGAGATGTACATAGTGATTGGTCAATGGCCACATGAGCAAGTTAACAACATCAATATAAAAGAGGCCTTGAGGGCACATtctatcctttctttttcttttctttgtctttcCTTCATCATAATCCATAAAAGCTGAGTCGCTGGTTTGCTTCTGATTGAAGAAGTTGTCATATTCTAATAAGTAAGGTCGTCTATGGTTTTGGAATTCTAGCTAGTGTCGTCttcttctcatctttttttcatatttatgtCTAGTTGACATTTAAATAGTGGGATCTCAATTATTAATGGGAAAGAAAACGTTTCTAATGATTCCCATTGCCCAATTTTGGATTTCTTGAAGATAAGGATTATCCCAAACTCAGTAATGctcataataatttttacaattttttttatataattattgacataataaattatgattataacatattatttttacattaacttactattaatattattttaattagcactaataataatcataatatatccttaactattgtgaaaaaggttgtgaaaatttttttgttttaaagttAGGACATAATCACAGAAATCATTTTCAAACTA
This region includes:
- the LOC126710327 gene encoding aquaporin TIP4-1 gives rise to the protein MAKIALGTRREATQPDCIQALVVEFITTFLFVFAGVASAMTADKLAGGSLVGLFAVAIAHALVVAVMISAGHVSGGHLNPAVTLGLLAGGHITVFRSILYWIDQLLASAAACFLLQYLTGGLSTPVHTLASGVGYLQGVIWEVVLTFSLLFTVYATIVEPKKGANGLGPILTGFVVGANILAGGAFSGASMNPARSFGPALVSWDWTDHWVYWVGPLIGGGLAGFIYENFFIIRSHVPIPTEEEGY